A part of Desulfuromonas sp. genomic DNA contains:
- a CDS encoding acyl-CoA thioesterase, whose protein sequence is MRKPYFPSRPGDPPPLRRTVSRTVRFEEVDPLGIVWHGRYAGYFEDARVALGEMYGIGYLDFYDNGVLAPLRSIHADYHRPLRFREEFTVEGILHWSEAARLNHEFVIRDGEGRVATTGYTVQMLMDRDHELLLVSPPFYRDFQRRWQDGELA, encoded by the coding sequence ATGAGAAAACCCTATTTCCCGAGCCGTCCGGGGGATCCCCCGCCCCTGCGCAGAACCGTCTCCAGGACCGTCCGTTTCGAGGAGGTGGACCCCCTGGGAATCGTCTGGCACGGGCGCTACGCCGGCTACTTCGAGGACGCCCGGGTCGCCCTCGGGGAGATGTACGGCATCGGCTACCTCGACTTCTACGACAACGGAGTGCTCGCCCCCCTGCGCTCGATTCACGCCGACTACCACCGCCCCCTGCGCTTCCGGGAGGAATTCACCGTCGAGGGGATCCTCCACTGGTCCGAGGCGGCGCGCCTCAACCACGAGTTCGTCATCCGCGACGGCGAGGGACGGGTCGCCACCACGGGCTACACGGTGCAGATGCTGATGGACCGGGACCACGAGCTGCTCCTCGTCTCTCCCCCTTTCTACCGGGACTTTCAGCGTCGCTGGCAGGACGGGGAGCTGGCATGA
- a CDS encoding beta-ketoacyl synthase N-terminal-like domain-containing protein yields MREVCISEARVVTALGDDLAETWNALLAGSSGIVPLTRFAAEGYGSGFAACVPGLERAGEGSLMHPLLDRLLDGIGLLPGGCRLLTASTKGGIDNLERLRRGLPADAADLPLGALPKAVAERLGLAGGVNVSAACASSTIAVARAAAAIASGRAEAVLVCCLDLVSEFVFSGFSALQALDPRPCRPFDRERAGLSLGEGAAALLLTSAPCAAREGRPVLGRVRGWGVAGDAHHITAPARDGCGLVAAVRQSLDRAGLEPDAVAAVCAHGTGTAYNDLMELTAFDTVFGKRPVPLHSVKGALGHTLGAAGGIEIALGLCALNEGAAPPTLGLRRPEELGRGRVHGEPRSFGPGCLLSTNSGFGGVNAAVLLERGGAR; encoded by the coding sequence ATGAGGGAGGTCTGCATCAGCGAGGCCCGGGTCGTGACGGCCCTCGGCGACGACCTGGCGGAGACCTGGAACGCTCTGCTCGCCGGGAGCAGCGGCATCGTCCCGCTGACACGCTTCGCCGCGGAGGGCTACGGGAGCGGGTTTGCCGCCTGCGTCCCCGGGCTGGAACGGGCCGGGGAGGGTTCGCTGATGCATCCCCTGCTCGACCGCCTGCTGGACGGAATCGGGCTGCTACCTGGCGGCTGCCGGCTCCTGACCGCCTCCACCAAGGGGGGGATCGACAACCTGGAACGGCTGCGCCGCGGGCTGCCGGCCGACGCCGCCGACCTCCCCCTCGGGGCCCTGCCGAAGGCCGTCGCCGAGCGTTTGGGACTGGCCGGGGGAGTCAATGTCAGCGCGGCCTGCGCCTCCTCGACCATCGCCGTGGCCCGGGCGGCGGCCGCGATCGCCTCCGGCCGCGCCGAGGCGGTCCTTGTCTGCTGCCTCGACCTGGTCAGCGAGTTCGTTTTCTCGGGATTCTCCGCCCTGCAGGCTCTCGACCCCCGGCCCTGCCGCCCCTTCGACAGGGAGCGCGCCGGTCTCTCCCTCGGCGAGGGGGCCGCGGCCCTGCTCCTGACGAGCGCCCCCTGCGCCGCCCGGGAGGGGCGCCCGGTTCTCGGCCGGGTTCGAGGCTGGGGGGTCGCCGGCGACGCCCACCACATCACCGCCCCGGCGCGCGACGGCTGCGGCCTGGTTGCGGCGGTGCGCCAGAGCCTGGACAGGGCCGGGCTGGAGCCCGATGCGGTGGCCGCGGTCTGCGCCCACGGCACCGGCACCGCCTACAACGACCTCATGGAGCTGACCGCCTTCGACACGGTTTTCGGCAAGCGCCCGGTCCCCCTTCATTCGGTGAAGGGGGCCCTCGGCCACACCCTCGGCGCCGCCGGGGGGATCGAGATCGCCCTCGGCCTGTGCGCCCTGAACGAGGGGGCCGCTCCGCCGACCCTCGGCCTGCGCCGGCCGGAGGAACTCGGCCGCGGCCGGGTCCACGGCGAGCCGCGCTCTTTCGGGCCGGGGTGCCTCCTGTCGACCAACTCGGGCTTCGGCGGGGTCAACGCCGCCGTCCTTCTGGAGCGGGGAGGGGCGCGATGA
- a CDS encoding radical SAM protein, which yields MRMKLIYPSWPKLERQTEFHLPPHGPVVFAAAVPPEVELSFVDENLQSVDFNEGVDLVAVSTMLSCQLPRAFEVAREYRERGVPVIFGGIATMLHAEEVAGHADSVFLGEVEGRFAGVIEDFQRGRLQKVYDYMHRHPDIELVGTARREILDRDLYNYRGVQMLDLVHASRGCRFDCFPCCTGYLGGKAFRPRPIDKVIAEMEAIRNNRLFIVDNSLAQDRQWLIDLFTAMAPLKKKWVSHPILDDDEVLKLAADAGAWYVYQAVFDTSDTIRNRIRRLKDHGIGIEGTIILGTDDQDADDIKRLVDFLLEVELDVAEFTVLTPFPHSPIRAQLERQGRILSNDWIDYTAGKVVFQPKKMTPDELQEMYEYAWDTFYAGGGHQLKMGELFKQVIGREMEDGTYRRYDAGSRRAFRRQGGA from the coding sequence ATGAGGATGAAGCTGATCTACCCGAGCTGGCCCAAGCTGGAGCGCCAGACCGAGTTCCACCTGCCGCCCCACGGCCCCGTCGTCTTTGCCGCCGCCGTCCCCCCGGAGGTGGAACTCTCCTTCGTCGACGAGAACCTGCAGAGCGTCGATTTCAACGAGGGGGTCGACCTGGTCGCGGTCTCCACCATGCTCTCCTGCCAGCTCCCCCGCGCCTTCGAGGTGGCCCGGGAGTACCGGGAGCGGGGGGTTCCGGTGATCTTCGGCGGCATCGCCACCATGCTCCACGCCGAGGAGGTGGCCGGCCACGCCGACAGCGTCTTCCTCGGCGAGGTCGAGGGGCGCTTCGCCGGGGTGATCGAGGACTTCCAGAGGGGACGCCTGCAGAAGGTCTACGATTACATGCACCGCCACCCCGACATCGAGCTGGTCGGCACCGCCCGCCGGGAGATCCTCGACCGCGACCTCTACAACTACCGCGGGGTGCAGATGCTCGACCTGGTGCACGCCTCGCGGGGCTGCCGCTTCGACTGCTTTCCCTGCTGCACCGGCTACCTCGGCGGCAAGGCGTTCCGTCCGCGCCCCATCGACAAGGTCATCGCCGAGATGGAGGCGATCCGCAACAACCGCCTCTTCATCGTCGACAACTCCCTCGCCCAGGACCGGCAGTGGCTGATCGACCTCTTCACCGCCATGGCGCCCCTGAAGAAGAAGTGGGTTTCCCACCCGATCCTCGACGACGACGAGGTCCTCAAGCTCGCCGCCGACGCCGGAGCCTGGTACGTCTACCAGGCTGTCTTCGACACCTCGGACACGATCCGCAACCGGATCCGGCGCCTCAAGGACCACGGCATCGGGATCGAGGGGACGATCATCCTCGGCACCGACGACCAGGACGCCGACGACATCAAGCGCCTCGTAGACTTCCTCCTCGAGGTGGAGCTCGACGTGGCCGAGTTCACGGTCCTCACCCCGTTCCCCCATTCGCCGATCCGCGCCCAGCTCGAGAGGCAGGGACGCATCCTGAGCAACGACTGGATCGACTACACCGCCGGCAAGGTCGTCTTCCAGCCGAAAAAGATGACTCCCGACGAGCTCCAGGAGATGTACGAATACGCCTGGGACACCTTCTACGCCGGCGGCGGCCACCAGTTGAAGATGGGGGAGCTGTTCAAGCAGGTCATCGGGCGGGAGATGGAGGATGGCACCTACCGGCGCTACGACGCCGGCTCCCGCAGGGCCTTCCGGAGGCAGGGCGGGGCATGA
- a CDS encoding beta-ketoacyl synthase N-terminal-like domain-containing protein, whose translation MKAFVTGIGWVSAAGPGRGRAKGAFAMPAGVLPEISRKEVFAAPDRRFGRLDPFSRTGLAAIAFALRDAGLEEWDSKRPFGLLAESACGCLATDGAYFDTVLEEGGSLASPHLFAYTLPNTFLGEAAIRFGLSGGGLVLSGAGPRGSEALTMALENLEWGDEKGVLAGICDLEAPPPLEAPEGAAPGALFVVLEREPAGGLAPLGELSIAEGLALDGCPVADLPSLVRACHKNSRG comes from the coding sequence ATGAAAGCCTTCGTGACCGGCATCGGCTGGGTGAGCGCCGCAGGACCGGGACGTGGCAGGGCGAAGGGGGCATTCGCCATGCCCGCCGGAGTCCTCCCCGAGATCTCACGCAAGGAGGTCTTCGCCGCGCCGGACCGCCGCTTCGGGCGCCTCGACCCTTTCTCCCGCACCGGCCTGGCGGCGATCGCATTCGCCCTGCGCGACGCCGGGCTGGAGGAATGGGACTCCAAGCGCCCCTTCGGCCTGCTCGCCGAGAGCGCCTGCGGCTGCCTCGCCACCGACGGCGCCTACTTCGACACGGTCCTTGAGGAAGGGGGCTCCCTGGCCAGCCCGCACCTCTTCGCCTACACCCTGCCCAACACCTTTCTCGGCGAGGCGGCGATCCGCTTCGGCCTCTCCGGGGGCGGCCTGGTCCTGAGCGGCGCCGGGCCGAGAGGGTCGGAGGCCCTGACGATGGCCCTGGAGAACCTTGAATGGGGAGACGAGAAGGGGGTGCTCGCCGGCATCTGCGACCTCGAGGCCCCGCCGCCCCTTGAGGCTCCGGAGGGAGCCGCCCCCGGGGCCCTGTTCGTCGTTCTGGAGCGCGAACCGGCCGGAGGGCTCGCCCCCCTCGGCGAGCTCTCCATCGCCGAGGGCCTCGCCCTGGACGGGTGCCCGGTGGCGGACCTGCCGTCCCTGGTCCGTGCGTGCCATAAGAATTCCCGCGGCTGA
- a CDS encoding radical SAM protein — MARLAEKKVLLVHPLGYRPEAAGRDISRLANIMPPLGLASIAAYLEREGMEVRIVDCFAHPDAERRILDALRRERPATVAFSCTTSSFLDGVRLAGLAKAELPGVRTVFGGPHVSALKEVALEGRPEIDVLVAGEGEAALAELVAAGGEPAGVAGLVWRDGGETVFNGPREGLELDSLPFPAYAKLAGFPEAYRLPIFNYPRTPNTSCISSRGCTYACSYCDRSVFGRTFRFNSAEYLYEHLRHLGERFGIRHVNFYDDQFTFHRGRVEDFCRMMIDRPLGMTFNCAVRAEHVDSELLRLMKAAGCWMASLGIETGDPELLARHRQNPDLDLLADKIRLIKGAGIRTKGLLMMGLPGESEESIRRSMDYVFSLPVDDFNLAKFTPFPGSPIYAEARELGEFDEDWDRMDCMSFQFVPRGLTRERLEVLFREFYKSHYSRPKVLLGFAAMLWRSPDSWRRFAGNLGAFLRFARSDRRYGDA; from the coding sequence ATGGCGCGACTGGCAGAGAAAAAGGTCCTCCTCGTCCATCCCCTCGGCTACCGCCCCGAAGCGGCCGGGCGGGACATCTCGCGGCTGGCCAACATCATGCCGCCCCTCGGGCTGGCGAGCATCGCCGCCTACCTCGAGCGGGAGGGGATGGAGGTCCGGATCGTCGACTGCTTCGCCCACCCCGACGCCGAGCGCCGGATCCTCGATGCCCTGCGCCGGGAGCGGCCGGCCACCGTCGCCTTCAGCTGCACCACGAGCTCCTTTCTCGACGGGGTGCGCCTGGCCGGCCTCGCCAAGGCCGAGCTGCCTGGGGTGCGCACCGTCTTCGGCGGCCCCCACGTCTCGGCCCTCAAGGAGGTGGCCCTGGAGGGGCGGCCCGAGATCGACGTCCTCGTCGCCGGCGAGGGGGAGGCGGCCCTGGCCGAGCTGGTCGCGGCCGGCGGGGAGCCCGCCGGGGTGGCCGGCCTGGTCTGGCGCGACGGCGGGGAAACGGTCTTCAACGGCCCCCGGGAGGGGCTCGAACTCGACAGCCTTCCCTTTCCCGCCTACGCCAAGCTGGCCGGGTTCCCGGAGGCGTACCGGCTGCCGATTTTCAACTATCCCCGCACCCCCAACACGAGCTGCATCAGCAGCCGGGGCTGCACCTACGCCTGCAGCTACTGCGACCGCTCGGTCTTCGGTCGCACCTTCCGCTTCAACTCGGCGGAGTACCTCTACGAGCACCTGCGCCACCTGGGGGAGCGTTTCGGCATCCGCCACGTCAACTTCTACGACGACCAGTTCACCTTTCACCGCGGGCGGGTGGAGGACTTCTGCCGGATGATGATCGACCGGCCCCTCGGGATGACCTTCAACTGCGCGGTGCGCGCCGAGCATGTCGATTCCGAACTGCTGCGCCTGATGAAGGCGGCCGGCTGCTGGATGGCGAGCCTGGGGATCGAGACCGGCGACCCGGAACTCCTCGCCCGCCACCGCCAGAACCCCGACCTCGACCTGCTCGCCGACAAGATCCGCCTGATCAAGGGCGCCGGCATCCGCACCAAGGGCCTGCTCATGATGGGGCTGCCCGGCGAGAGCGAGGAGAGCATCCGCCGGAGCATGGACTACGTCTTCTCTCTGCCCGTCGACGACTTCAACCTCGCCAAGTTCACCCCCTTTCCGGGGTCGCCGATCTACGCGGAGGCCCGCGAGTTGGGGGAGTTCGACGAGGACTGGGACCGGATGGACTGCATGAGCTTCCAGTTCGTCCCCCGCGGCCTGACCCGGGAGCGCCTGGAGGTCCTCTTCCGGGAGTTCTACAAAAGCCACTACAGCCGGCCGAAGGTGCTGCTCGGATTTGCCGCCATGCTCTGGAGATCGCCGGACAGCTGGCGGCGGTTCGCCGGCAACCTCGGCGCCTTCCTGCGCTTCGCCCGCTCCGACCGGCGCTACGGGGATGCCTGA
- a CDS encoding lipid biosynthesis B12-binding/radical SAM protein — MSRVFLLSSNVSTEPYPVYPLGMAVVAGALAGSGHQVRQFDFLAEERSEQRLTEAVREFAPDFVCLSLRNIDNVDSLCAEGGWYLEQARRLVACLRTETAVPVILGGPAFSILPEEILDFVGGDHGIVGEGERAACELIDALAAGKAAGRIIAGGAPLAGGEMTAPLLEEKLVDFYLRGSGMLNLQTKRGCPHACAYCTYPHLEGKDFRPRDPREVADDLERMTREHGVDHVFFTDSVFNDPRGHYLEVAEELIRRELKLNWCGYFRPQGLGRAELALLKRSGLSAVELGTDAACDRTLAGLDKGFSFAEVLEVNRACLEEKVPCAHFVIFGGPGETTETLQEGLENMERLGPAVVFAFSGIRILQGAPIHQRAVADGVIAPDAPLLRPVYYFSPGVDSEQMNAAIEAAFAGRRDRIFPPSEGQARLSVMQRFGYRGLLWDKLISFDKGSRRRAGGA; from the coding sequence ATGAGCCGGGTCTTTCTCCTCTCCAGCAACGTCTCCACCGAGCCCTACCCGGTCTATCCCCTCGGGATGGCGGTCGTCGCCGGGGCCCTCGCCGGTTCCGGCCACCAGGTGCGCCAGTTCGACTTCCTGGCCGAGGAGCGCTCGGAGCAGAGGCTGACCGAGGCGGTGCGGGAGTTCGCCCCCGACTTCGTCTGCCTCTCCCTGCGCAACATCGACAACGTCGACTCCCTCTGCGCCGAAGGGGGCTGGTACCTTGAGCAGGCCCGCCGCCTCGTCGCCTGCCTGCGGACGGAGACCGCGGTCCCGGTGATCCTCGGGGGCCCGGCCTTCTCCATCCTGCCGGAGGAGATCCTCGACTTCGTCGGCGGGGACCACGGCATCGTCGGCGAGGGGGAGCGGGCGGCCTGCGAGCTGATCGACGCCCTGGCGGCGGGGAAGGCGGCCGGGCGCATCATCGCCGGCGGCGCCCCCCTGGCGGGGGGGGAGATGACGGCCCCCCTCCTGGAGGAGAAGCTGGTCGACTTCTACCTGCGGGGAAGCGGCATGCTCAACCTGCAGACCAAGCGGGGCTGCCCCCACGCCTGCGCCTACTGCACCTATCCCCACCTGGAGGGGAAGGACTTCCGCCCCCGCGACCCCCGGGAGGTGGCCGACGACCTGGAGCGGATGACCCGGGAGCACGGGGTCGACCACGTCTTCTTCACCGACTCGGTCTTCAACGACCCCCGCGGCCACTACCTGGAGGTGGCCGAGGAGCTGATCCGGCGGGAGCTGAAACTCAACTGGTGCGGCTACTTCCGTCCCCAGGGGCTGGGGAGGGCCGAGCTGGCCCTGCTCAAGCGCTCGGGCCTCTCCGCCGTGGAACTTGGGACCGACGCCGCCTGCGACCGGACCCTGGCCGGGCTCGACAAGGGCTTCTCCTTCGCCGAGGTGTTGGAGGTCAACCGGGCCTGCCTGGAGGAGAAGGTCCCCTGCGCCCACTTCGTCATCTTCGGCGGCCCCGGCGAGACGACGGAGACGCTTCAAGAGGGACTGGAGAACATGGAGAGGCTCGGCCCCGCGGTCGTCTTCGCCTTCTCCGGCATCCGCATCCTTCAGGGGGCGCCGATCCACCAGCGGGCCGTCGCCGACGGCGTGATCGCCCCGGACGCGCCCCTGCTTCGGCCGGTCTACTACTTCTCGCCCGGGGTCGATTCCGAGCAGATGAACGCCGCCATCGAGGCCGCCTTCGCCGGCCGCCGCGACCGCATCTTCCCTCCGAGCGAGGGGCAGGCACGGCTCTCGGTGATGCAGCGTTTCGGCTACCGGGGCCTGCTCTGGGACAAGCTGATCTCCTTCGACAAGGGGAGCCGGCGCCGGGCCGGCGGGGCGTAG